CTAAAACGTTCGTTAAAATAAACAGCATCTGCCTGCGTATCTAATGCCAACTGAAGTACTTGTGAAATGACGTCGCCCTTTTGTAAAATAAGCTGCATGTCGTAGTTACTAAATGTAATTTGGAGATTTTGAAGCGAATAGTACGTCCAAAAATGTTGAGCTGAGTCTTGCTCTGGCAATTGGTCATTTTGAATATAAAGGGGTAAGATGGCACCTGTATTGGCTGCATGCCATAGAGCGGGGTGATCATCTAGACGTAAATCATTGCGGAATAGCACAATTATTTTTTTATTCATATTGAATCATCCTTTTATGGATTTATTTAGATTGAAGCAAGGAGGAGCACATGAAAATACTCATCAATCGTCAAGTAATAATAGCGTCCTTTGTTGCAGGTTGTATATTTGGGGCTTTCTTCAAAGTTGTTGAAAATCTAACAGGCAGCCGTGTATATACATTACTATTAAACGTCGATTATATACCGATTATAAAGAACTTTCGATTTCCTGAAGTAATAGAATTCATTTTTCATCTCATTATATCGTGGTTAATAACAGCCGTATTATGCGCGATTCGCAATAAGTATAAGTGGAATAATTCTAAGTTAATGAGAAATAGTGTATTAATACAAATTTTTATAGGCTGTATGTTGTTCCCTACAACAATTTTCTCAAAACGGACACCGATTATTACTGATTATTTCGCTTTGAGTTGGTGGCTTATTGGTCATGTTGTGTACGGGGCATTGATAGGTATACTCTTAAAAAGAAAAAATAGCTAAGAATTAAAAAGAAAGCAATTTTCGCAAAATGGATGTTAGTTTTATAGTGACAAAAAATTTGCTTAATAGCTTTCTATTAATTTAGTCCTAATTAATAGATAATTCACAAATAACTAATTATACTGAAAAATCACTCTAGACTAAATATAAAGAATGTTTTACAATGTAAAAGGCTTAATTGAATATTATTTTGTTTCAAAAATAGATAGTTATAAATAATTATTTTTGCTATTGAGCATTAGCGAAAGATTGTTTATAATTATCAGAAATATCTAACATTTGAGAATTTTCAGGGGGAATTTAATTATGAGAGAGTACAATAAGCTTAAAAAGTTCGGTTCACTTCTAGTAGCTTCTTCACTACTTGCAGGCGTACTTGCAGGTTGCGGCGCTGGAGACAGTAATACAAGTTCAGGTGGTGGCTCATCATCAGGTGGTGGCTCAAAAGATGGAGATACGATTAAAATCGGTGCAAACTTAGAGCTTTCAGGTAACGTAGCTTCATACGGTTCATCAATTGGCTTAGGTGCAGAATTAGCTGTTAAAGAAATCAATGATGCAGGCGGTATTGATGGCAAGAAGATTGAACTTATTAAAGTAGATAACAAATCAGAAAACTCAGAGGCAACTGCGGCAGCTATTAAACTAGCAACGCAAGATAAAGTAGTAGCGATGCTAGCTCCTGCAACTTCTGGTAATACTGTTGCAACAGTTCAAATCGCAAATGATAACAAAATTCCGATTGTTACTGGTTCAGGTACAGCTCCAAACATTACAGTAAATGACGATGGCAGCATTAATGAATATGCTTTCCGTACTTGTTTCATTGATCCATTCCAAGGGATTGTGGCTGCAAACTTTGCATCAGGTGAACTAGGTGCGAAAAACGTAGCTATCTTTGGAGATAATGCATCTGATTATGCAAAAGGTTTAGCAAAATCATTTAAAGATACAATCTCTAAAAGCGGTGGGAAAGTTGTAAAAGAGGAAGCTTATGTAGCGAAGGATACAGACTTCCGTACACAATTAACGAATATTAAATCAGCGAATCCAGACTTCATCTTTATTCCTGGATACTATGAAGAAGTTGGTCTGATTGTAAAACAGGCGCGTGAAATGGGTATTACAGTTCCACTTATGGGAGCAGACGGTTGGGATTCTCCAACTTTAATTGATTTAGCTGGAGCAGATGCACTGAATAATACGTTCATTACAAACCACTACTCTGCAGAAGACCCAGATCAAAAAATTCAAGACTTTGTAAAATCATTTAAAGCAGCGAATGGCGATAAAGCACCGGATGCATTTAACGCACTTGGCTATGATTCAATTTACTACATTGCAGATGCTATCAAACGTGCAGGCTCTACTGACGGCGAAGCAATTAAAAATGCATTAGCTGAAACAAAAGATCTTTCTTTAGTAACAGGTACTTTCTCAGTTGACGAAAACCATAACCCAATTAAAACAGCAACGGTTCTTGAATTTAAAGACGGTAAACAAGTGTTCAACTCTAAAGTAAATCCTTAATTTTTTTTAAAAAAGCAAGGGGGAGGCGGGCAACCTGCCTTCTCTTTTATTTTTTAACAGACAACTAGACTAATAAAAAAAAGCATAGATTCTAGCATAAGGAATCGGAAATAACTTTTTATGAGGGACACGAGTTTTTCTGCATTCAATTCAACTATGTAGAAATAGGTCCCGTTTTTGCATTCCTCAAAAAAAACAAAGGAGTGAACGCTCATGGAATGGATACAGCAACTTGTGAATGGTGTTTCACTAGGTAGTATCTACGCGTTAATAGCGTTAGGGTATACGATGGTATACGGTATTATTAAGCTTATTAACTTTGCCCACGGTGATGTTTTCATGATTGGGGCATTTATTGGCTTTTACGCAATTGCTAAATGGGAGCTGGGCTTCTTACCAGCATTATTATTAGCAATGGCAGTTTGTGCAATCTTCGGTGTGTTAATCGAACGAATTGCATATAAGCGATTACGAAATGCAACGCGTATTGCGGCTTTAATTACAGCAATCGGTGTGTCGCTATTAATCGAATATACGACAATTTTCTTCAGAGGAGCTCAGCCAGCAGCATACCCTGAAGTTATTAAAAATAGAACATTCGATGTGTTCGGTGTTCAAATAAGCAGTACGTCTATTTTAATTTTATCTGTCGCTATCGTACTGATGATTCTATTACAATTCATCGTACATAAAACTAAAATTGGGAAGGCGATGCGTGCAGTTTCACATGATGCAGATGCAGCACGCCTAATGGGCATTAACGTAGATAATACAATTTCAGCAACATTTGCAATAGGTTCTGCTTTAGCCGGTGCTGCGGGTGTTATCTTCGGTGTGTATTATACGAAAATTGACCCGTTAATGGGTGTTATTCCAGGGGTTAAAGCGTTCATCGCTGCGGTTCTTGGTGGTATTGGTATTATTCCAGGTGCAATGGTTGGCGGTATGCTACTAGGTGTCGTGGAATCAATGGTAAGTGCACTCGGATTCTCTTTATGGCGCGATGCAGCGGCATTTGTCATTTTAATTTTAATTTTGATTTTCAGACCATCGGGTATCTTTGGTAAAAACGCCCGCGAGAAAGTGTAGGTGAGCGGTAATGATGAAGAAGTCTAAAGTTTTCTGGGGCTACGCCGTATTAGCGCTAGTCATCTATGTAGTTATTCAGGCACTTATTACAACAGAAATAATTGACTTGTATTACAAAAATATGTTAATCACAATGTGTATTAACATCATGCTAGCTGTCAGCTTGCACATCGTTATCGGGGTTACTGGCCAATTCTCTATTGGGCATGCTGGTTTCCTTGCAGTTGGTGCTTATATTTCAGCTATTATTACAACAAAACTAATGCTTCCGTTCCCGTTAGCCATTTTATTAGGAGCGCTTGCAGCAGCAGTAGCTGGTTTGATCGTAGGTATTCCAACGCTACGATTAAAAGGGGATTATTTAGCCATTGCAACACTTGGTTTTGCTGAGATTATTCGTATTGTCTTTTTAAATACGGATTATGTTGGTGGGGCAGCAGGGATGCAGGTTAAATATTTATCGAACTGGACATATGCATTCATTGGTGTTGTATTAACTATTTTAGTGATTTCTAACTTTACAAATTCTCGTCATGGACGTGCTTGTATTTCCATTCGAGAAGATGAAATTGCTGCGGATGCGATGGGTATTAATACAACTTACTATAAAGTTGTAGCATTCGCGATTGGATCTTTCTTTGCTGGTCTTGCAGGGGCCATTTTTGCACATAACTTCTACATTATTCAGCCAACAACATTTGGTTTCTTAAAATCATTTGATATTTTAATATACGTCGTTCTTGGTGGGCTAGGAAGTCTTTCAGGTTCTGTTATCGCCGCAGTATTTTTAACGTTGATATCAACATACCTAGCGAACTTCCCAGAAACACGAATGATTATTTACAGCTTAGTATTAATCATTGTAATGCTATATCGTCCGACTGGTTTAATGGGTACAAAAGAAATTACGCACTTATTTAAGTTTGGTAAAAAAGGAGGTACAAAATAATGACTGGAAACCTTCTAATCAAAGTAGAAAATATGGGCATTCAATTCGGTGGTTTAAAGGCGGTACAGGGCGTTAATATGTACCTAAATCAAGGTGAATTAGTCGGTCTAATCGGACCAAATGGTGCAGGTAAAACAACAAGCTTTAACATGCTAACTGGGGTGTATACACCGACTGAAGGAACAATTACTTTTGACGGTTTAAAGATCAATGGCCTTGCACCATATCAAGTAACGCAAAAAGGCATTAGCCGTACGTTCCAAAATATCCGTCTATTTAAAGAATTATCTGTTTTGGATAATGTAAAAGTAGCGAACCATTCACTCGCTAAACATTCAATGTGGTCATCCATTTTCCGTTTACCTAGTCACTTTAAAGGTGAAGAAGCAATGGAACAGCAATCAACAGAATTTTTAAAAATATTCGGCTTAGATATTTATAAGAACGAACTTGCAAAAAATTTACCTTACGGAATGCAACGCCGTCTGGAAATAGCGCGTGCATTAGCTGCCAATCCAAAGCTCTTATTACTGGATGAGCCAGCAGCAGGGATGAACCCACAAGAAACACATGACTTAATGGAGTTAATAGCGTTTATTCGTAAAGAGTTTGGTTTAACGATTCTGCTAATTGAGCACGATATGAGCTTAGTAATGGGAATTTGTGAACGTATTTACGTACTGGATCACGGGCAATTAATCGCTGATGGGACACCAGAGGAAATTCGCAACAATCCAAAGGTAATTGAAGCTTACCTTGGTGAGGAGGTTATCAGCTAATGCTAAAAGTACAAAATATTGATGTATTCTATGGGAATATTCAAGCATTAAAAGGCGTCTCTTTAGAAGTAAACGAGGGAGAAATTGTTACATTAATCGGTGCAAATGGTGCTGGTAAAAGTACATTATTAAAAACCTTGTCAGGCTTGCAAAAACCTAAAGGGGGCATTATCGAATATGAAGGCTTCTCGATTGCAGGTAAGGCTGCGCAAACAATCGTAAAATCAGGTATTTCACATGTTCCTGAAGGTCGCCGTGTATTCGCTAATATGTCAGTAGAGGAAAACCTAGAGCTCGGAGCATATCTTCGTAATGATAAGGCGGGCATAAAGAAAGATATGGATCATGTCTTTGAGTTATTCCCTCGTCTACTGGAGCGTCGTAAACAACAGTCTGGAACATTATCTGGTGGTGAGCAGCAAATGCTTGCAATGGGGCGTGCATTAATGGCAAAACCAAAGCTATTATTAATGGATGAACCATCAATGGGGCTTGCACCACTTATGGTAAAAAATATCTTCAATATTATTGAAAAGGTCAATAAAGAAGGTACAACCGTATTGCTAGTAGAGCAAAATGCCAATATGGCATTATCAGTAGCCGACCGCGCATATGTACTTGAAACAGGACGTATTGTGTTATCGGGAACTGCAAAAGAACTGCAAGAGAGTGAACAAGTAAAAGCAGCTTATTTAGGCGGCTTGTAATAAAGGGGGTGTCTCGGATTTATTCGGGATACCTCTTTTTATGATGGGATGGTAGATGGAAGTAGCGTTTGACCTTTACTTTTTGGTAAGGTGGAAAAAAGGAGTGAAGTTAGATGCAATATTCTGCACAATATTTTATTGAAAAATTAGCGTTAGATCAACATCCCGAGGGAGGATACTATATTTCTTCGTTTCGATCAACAGAGGAGATAGCTGTAAGAGATGTAACAAGACCAATTTATACAAGCATTTATTTTTTATTACAATCTCAGGATATTTCCCATTTGCATCGTTTAAAATCAGATGAACTTTGGTATTATCATGCTGGTAGCCCATTAACTGTGCATATGATTTACCCTGATGGTACATATGAGGGGAAAAAGTTAGGGTTAAATTTAGAAGCGGGTGAGGTTCCTCAAGTGGCAGTGCCAAAAGGTACGATTTTTGGATCTTCCGTTGATGATGTAAATACATTTAGTTTAGTAGGCTGTATGGTAGCACCAGGGTTTGATTTTGAGGACTTTGAGCTATTTACACAAGGTGAACTTTTAGCTGATTATCCGCAACATGAGACAGTTATTCGTAAAATGGCATACGAAACGATTGAATAGCAATAGCAGAAGTGGCAGATTGCATGCAATTAATCTACCACTTTTTTGCTATGCCATTGTTGTCCGCTACGGCGGTTGCTTTCCGCGGGCACACCGTAAGCCGCAACCCTCGCTTGCGCGCGGATTGTTGCGTCTTACGCTGCGTGCGTTCCCGCAGGGGTCACCGCCTCCGCTACCAACAACTCGTATATGTTTAGTATCTGGCACCTACCCACCGTTAAAATGAAGAAATAGTAGCATCTACCATAAAATTTTTTCAGGGTAGTTTGCGTTGATTGGGATTTCGTGTAGTGCTTTTTTTGTCGTACTGGCGACTTCGATTAGCTTGGATTTTAGAGCGGTGTATTCCTCATCCTCGAGCATTAAGCGAAGAGCAAAGGACGCTAATTGCGCTTTACGTGCTTGCGTATGCAATTGTATGTATTCCAAATTTAGTACGTCTACATATTGCGTGGCATAACGGAAAGTTAATGGACTCTTTGTATGAAGCATCCTTAAAAATACTAAGTATTGCTCTTCAGTAAGCTCCTGCTCTAAGCAGTCAGCAACCGCTGCTTGGAATTTGCGAATTGTGGCAACTTGACCATTCCAAGCAGAAGAATCGATTAGCTCCTGATGTAAGCGAATAAAATCATTTAAAGCAATTGCAGTGAAAAGAAGCTCCGGCCATAAAACCTCCGCCCCGTAATAGACATTTTTATTTGGAAAAATAATTTCATGTCGAGAAAGTATACTTTTGTTAAGCCCATTACTCACAAATTCTAGCTGATGCTCACCCTGCATTGCTTGACGGAGATTATGACAAAGACCGAGGATGCGAAGACGTGCACCTTGGTAATCATAATATTTGTTTTCATCTCCAGTTACTTTATAAATGGCGTGAATGAGTGCATCTAAATCCCAAAAATCACCGCTTATCCGTACACCTGTAAGCTGTTCAGTACTTTGAATGGAAAGCATCTCTCTATCCCCTCCAATTGCTTTATTTTGCTGTGTAATTAAGTAATTTGAATAATTCTGTTCGCTCCTTATCAGTTAAATCGCGCCATTGTCCAACCTTTAAATTTCCAAGCTTAATGTTCATAATACGTATGCGTTGTAATCGTTTAACGGAATAGTCTAATGCTGAACACATACGGCGAATTTGTCGATTTAAGCCTTGTTCTAAAATAATTTTAAACACTTTATCTGAGATTTTTTCAACACGGCAAGGCAATGTCGTCGTATCTAAAATATCAACTCCAGCGCCCATTTGTTTTATGAATTGATCTGTAATAGGCTTATCTACTTGTACAATATATTCTTTTTCATGATGGTTTTCAGCACGTAAAATTTTGTTAACAATATCGCCATCATTTGTTAGTAATAATAATCCCTCTGATTCTTTATCCAGTCGTCCGATATGGAAAATGCGCAAAGGATGATTAATAAAATCCACGACATTTCCTTTGATATGGCTCTCTGTCGTACTTGTAATACCAACTGGTTTGTTTAAGACAATATAAACGAGTTGTTCTTCTTTTTTTACCTCTTTTCCTTCCACACAAACAATATCGCCAGTCTCTACTTGGCTGCCGACAGTAGCAAGAACACCATTAATGGTTACTTTACCTTCTTCGACCCATTTATCAGCACCGCGACGAGATACGATGCCTGTTTCACTTAAGTATTTGTTAATTCTCATATTGTTCTCCTATACATTTCATATTAGCTTAAGTATACCCTATCGTTGTAAATACCGTGAATTCTAGAAGCTTTTCTATTAAAAATAAATATTATAAAAATTTATTTTAAAAAGTTGAAATAAACATTAATTTCTGACAATATAGTGGGTAAGAGAGTCTCTATGAAAATATCGTTATTTCGATATAAAATTACGATTTTTCTAGATATTTTCTCATTATTTTGTGTAAAGGGGAGAAGTAAAATGGTTTATGCATTTCCAAACACTGAAGGATCGGTAGTTCAATTCAAAGAGAAATATGATAATTACATTGGTGGAGAATGGACACCCCCAGTGAAAGGTCAATACTTCGATAATGTTACTCCTGTTACTGGACAAGTTTTTACACAAGCAGCACGTTCCTCTGCTGAGGATATCGAACTTGCACTTGATGCAGCACATGCAGCAAAAGATGCATGGGGACAAACATCCGCTACAGAGCGTGCTAACATTTTACTTAAAATTGCGGACCGTATTGAACAAAACTTAGAAAAGTTAGCCGTTGCCGAAACATGGGATAATGGTAAAGCGGTTCGTGAAACATTAAATGCAGATATTCCTCTAGCAATTGATCATTTCCGTTATTTTGCAGGTGCTTTACGTGCACAAGAAGGCGCCCTAAGTCAAATTGATAATGATACAGTTGCTTATCATTTCCATGAGCCAATTGGGGTAGTCGGTCAAATTATTCCTTGGAACTTCCCAATATTAATGGCTGTTTGGAAACTAGCTCCTGCTCTTGCTGCTGGTAACTGTGTTGTATTAAAACCAGCTGAGCAAACACCAGTTTCGATTATGGTGCTAGTGGAGTTAATTGGTGATTTATTGCCACCAGGCGTACTAAATGTTGTGAACGGTTTCGGCTTAGAAGCTGGAAAACCGCTTGCATCTAACCCACGTATCGGCAAAATTGCCTTTACTGGTGAAACTACAACTGGCCGTTTAATTATGCAATATGCGTCACAAAACCTTATTCCAGTTACATTAGAATTGGGCGGAAAGTCTCCGAATATTTTCTTCGAAGATATTATGGATGAAGATGATGCCTTTTTAGATAAAGCAGTAGAAGGCTTTGTATTATTCGCCCTTAACCAAGGTGAGGTATGTACATGCCCTTCACGAGCGTTAATTCAAGAATCCATTTATGATAAGTTCATGGAACGCGTTATACAACGTGTCGAAGCTATTCAAGTTGGAAATCCACTTGATCCTAACACGATGATGGGCGCACAAGCTTCAAGTGAGCAGATGGAGAAAATTCTGTCTTATTTAGATATTGGTAAGCAAGAAGGCGCAGAATGTTTAATTGGTGGCGAGAAAAATAATGTAGGTGAAGGCTTTGAAAATGGCTACTACGTTAAACCAACTGTCTTTAAAGGACATAATAAAATGCGTATATTCCAAGAAGAAATTTTTGGTCCAGTTGTTGCAGTAACAACATTTAAAACAAAAGAAGAGGCATTAGAAATTGCTAACGATACATTATATGGACTAGGCTCTGGTATTTGGACACGTGATATGAATACAGCATATCGCTTCGGTCGTGGTATTCAGGCGGGGCGTGTTTGGACAAACTGCTACCATGCATATCCAGCACATGCAGCGTTCGGCGGCTATAAAATGTCAGGTATTGGCCGTGAGACGCACAAAATGATGTTATCGCATTACCAACAAACGAAAAACTTATTGGTGAGCTATAACGAAAATAAACTTGGTTTCTTCTAAACAGTGAGGAGGTGCTAAAGCGTGGTTGAACGTGTTTTAGCAACGGAAGAAGCGCTGGCACTAATTGAATTGTTGAAGGAAAAGCATGGACCGGTTATGTTTCATCAATCAGGTGGATGCTGCGATGGCTCGTCTCCGATGTGTTATCCTGATGGGGACTTACTATTAGGTGATCAGGATGTATGCTTAGGGAAGATTGGGGACACACCATTTTATATGCACAAAAACCAGTATGATTATTGGAAACATACGCAAATTATTTTAGACGTAGTTGATGGGAGAGGCGGTATGTTCTCTCTTGAAGGCGTAGAAGGTAAACGTTTTTTAACAAGGTCTAGAGCATTTTCTACAGAGGAACTAAAAGAGTTAGGTTTAATTAAATAGTTTAATGACAGCGGCAAAAGCTTTTTTGTCGCTGTTTTTTTATGCTAATTTTTCTGGAAAAGTAGTTGTAGGTTTACGTTATTTGGGGAGTTTCGCAATAATAAATAACGTTGTAATCGTTCTTGTAGGGTCTGGGTTAATAGTAATTTTCTGATTGTCCGTTCAATCATAATATAGCCCCCGTTCATCTTTGTTTATATTAATTAAACCATATAATACCTATTTACAAACATTAAATTATGTTTACTTTTTATGTTAATTATTACAAAATGATTGAATCTTTTCGACAGAATGTTACGTAAATAGTGAAAAAGAGTGTGTTGAAGATGGATATTGTTATAATTGAAAACCAATTTTCACAAACTGTGGAGGCAGTTTCGAAAGTTGCAGGCTGGACAGTGGATCGGAAAATTATATTAGCTATTGCCAGCACATATGTTGCCTCGGATAAAGTGTTTGATTCGGAAAAATATAAAGATGTTGTAGAAGAAATGAAAAAACAAACTTCGTGGATGTCGCCATTGCGAACATCGATAGGGTAGCAAATATGATGGAGCAAGATGGTACGGAGCAAGCAGTAAATACGCTATTGAAAAACGAAAAGATATAATGGAGGAATGCCAACTTATCCAGATTGTTATCACATTATTGAAGAAATGAAGGATCGTCATCCAATTACGTGTCTTACATGATAACTCTTTAATTGGGTACCTAATGAACAGATTATAACCCAATTTAGTCATGAAAAATAAGTGAAGTAAAAGTAGTTAGAACTAACCTGATGTTAAAGCTAAGCAAGGTTGGAGTGTGAAATAATTAAATATGAATAAATTATTATTGAATACTACAAATAACGAAGAATTAGAAAAACTACTACTCATAAATGTAATAGGTTTAATTGAGGCTTTAAAAAAAGATTTATTAACAATCGAAGAAACTGAAAAAGTTTTATTTAACCCATATACTATGGATTTATTACAGTCTAAAGGAATTTCAAAAGAAATATTAGAAATTATTCACTTAGGCACTGAATTAGAAGATATAGTGAGTCTAATGTCTGAAAAATTATTTGAAAGTTTAAGCGAAATTGAATATGAAAGTATTGCTCAATTAGAACAAAGAAAAGCATATAAATTTCGAAATAAAGTTATTGAATCAATAAATTGATTCATTTGATTTTAAGTAGTAGTAGAAAGAGGACAATTGGTACTTCTCTAGAGCAGCTCGTTTTATCATGCTAAACGAGCTGCTTTTTCTATACTGTGTTATACAAAGATTAATTTTTCAAATGATTAAAGGTCAACTTCAGAAAATTGTTGATTTATATCATGAATTAAAGGGAATGAAATTGTTGAAGTGGCATCGGGAATTTGTATTGTTTATGGCTGTACAAATCGCTATTTATGATATGGCAAAAGTACAACAATCACTGTCAATGGCTATTATGTCTTCTATTGAATTACTAATCCAAGCACAGCAGGCAGTGATGATATCCGCAGTTACAGCAGCCGCAGTAGCGTCAAATTCGAGCACTTCATGATAAACTAAAGAAGAACAGATTATTTGGAGGTGTATTTGAAGATGAACGAAACAAAGCTTTGGATAAATGGACAGTGGCAAGATGCTAAGGAAACTTATGAATTAACGTCACCTTATAACGGTGAGGTAATTGCAAAGGTTGCAAAGGCATCTGTTTCAGATGTTGAACAAGCCATAGAAGGTGCCCAAGATGCATTTCTTTCATTTAAAAAAACAACCGCCTACGAACGTGCCGAAATATTATATAAAGTAGTCGACATTATGCGACGTCGAAAAGACGAATTGGCGGAAATTTTAGCGCAAGAAGCGGGCAAACCTATATCAGCAGGTTTACCTGAAATTGAACGTACAATAGCGACGTATCAGTTTGCAGCCGAAGGAGCTAAGCAGGTGAAAGGTGAAACGGTACCGATGGATGCCGCGCCAGGAGCTGGTGATCGAATTGGCTGGACAAAGCGTGAGCCATTAGGCGTTATTTCTGCAATTACTCCGTTTAATTTTCCTTTTAATTTAGTCGCACATAAATTGGGACCTGCCTTTGCAGTTGGAAATACAGTCGTGTTAAAGCCGGCAACACAAACACCACTTAGTGCAATTGTGATGGCGGAAATATTTAAGGAAGCTGGACTACCAGATGGTGCATTACAAATCGTTACAGGTAGTGGTGGCGAACTAAGTGATACACTCGTAACGCATCCATTCGTGAAAAAGGTGACCTTTACCGGAAGTGGTAAGGTTGGTTTAGGTATTAAAGAAAAAGTAGGTTTGCGGAAAGTAACATTAGAGCTAGGCTCAAATGCAGCAGTTATAGTTGAGCCATCGACACCTATTGATAAAATTATTGCGCGTTGTGTTAGCGGAGCATTTAGCTTTGCTGGACAAGTATGTATTTCTTTACAACGTATTTATGTACATTCCTCAATTATAGATGCGTTTACAAAGGAATTTGTAGCGCAAACAGAAAAACTTGTTGTTGGTGATCCGCTAGACAAAAATACAGATGTCAGTGCAATGATCAACCCAAATGAGGTTAGCCGAATTCGTGAATGGATTGAAGAGGCAAAAACTCAAGGTGCTGTAGTTGCGACGGGTGGAACGTTTACAGAACGTACATTAACGCCAACAGTTATGACAAATGTAACTGCTGATATGAAGGTTGTTTGTCAGGAAACATTCGCACCAATCGTCTCAATTGTTTCATATGAAACATTAGACGACGCAATTCGACTAGTGAATGAGTCGGAACTTGGCTTAAATGCAGGAATTTTTACGAATGTATTACCAGATGCATTGTATGCTGCTGATGAATTGCAAGCAGGTGCTGTTATTATAAATGATATTCCAACATTCCGAGTTGATAATATGCCTTATGGCGGCATAAAAATGAGTGGCTATGGTCGAGAAGGTATTAAATGGGCGATTGAAGAAATGACCGATATGAAGTTTATTACGATGAAAAAATCCTTCTAAATTTGCATCAATTCTTTTTCTACGATACGATGACGAAAGAATAATACATGAAGGGAAGTTACAAGAACTATGACAACCAATGCTGTACCAATGAGCCAATCGCGTACACTTCAGACGCGTCTTGTGTTACCACCGGATACTAATAATCATAATTCCATTTTTGGTGGAAGAGTGTTAGCTTATATTGATGAAATTGCTGCAATTACAGCGATGAAGCATGCAAAAGGACATGTTGTAACAGCCTCCATTGATTCTGTTGATTTTTTATCAGCAGCACATGTAGGTGATATTCTTGAAATTGAAAGTATTGTTTCATCCACAGGGCATTCATCTATGGAAGTCTATGTCCGCGTTATTTCTCGTAATATTGAAACAGGCGA
The genomic region above belongs to Lysinibacillus sp. FSL W8-0992 and contains:
- the rluF gene encoding 23S rRNA pseudouridine(2604) synthase RluF, whose protein sequence is MRINKYLSETGIVSRRGADKWVEEGKVTINGVLATVGSQVETGDIVCVEGKEVKKEEQLVYIVLNKPVGITSTTESHIKGNVVDFINHPLRIFHIGRLDKESEGLLLLTNDGDIVNKILRAENHHEKEYIVQVDKPITDQFIKQMGAGVDILDTTTLPCRVEKISDKVFKIILEQGLNRQIRRMCSALDYSVKRLQRIRIMNIKLGNLKVGQWRDLTDKERTELFKLLNYTAK
- the adh gene encoding aldehyde dehydrogenase, producing MVYAFPNTEGSVVQFKEKYDNYIGGEWTPPVKGQYFDNVTPVTGQVFTQAARSSAEDIELALDAAHAAKDAWGQTSATERANILLKIADRIEQNLEKLAVAETWDNGKAVRETLNADIPLAIDHFRYFAGALRAQEGALSQIDNDTVAYHFHEPIGVVGQIIPWNFPILMAVWKLAPALAAGNCVVLKPAEQTPVSIMVLVELIGDLLPPGVLNVVNGFGLEAGKPLASNPRIGKIAFTGETTTGRLIMQYASQNLIPVTLELGGKSPNIFFEDIMDEDDAFLDKAVEGFVLFALNQGEVCTCPSRALIQESIYDKFMERVIQRVEAIQVGNPLDPNTMMGAQASSEQMEKILSYLDIGKQEGAECLIGGEKNNVGEGFENGYYVKPTVFKGHNKMRIFQEEIFGPVVAVTTFKTKEEALEIANDTLYGLGSGIWTRDMNTAYRFGRGIQAGRVWTNCYHAYPAHAAFGGYKMSGIGRETHKMMLSHYQQTKNLLVSYNENKLGFF
- a CDS encoding DUF779 domain-containing protein; this translates as MVERVLATEEALALIELLKEKHGPVMFHQSGGCCDGSSPMCYPDGDLLLGDQDVCLGKIGDTPFYMHKNQYDYWKHTQIILDVVDGRGGMFSLEGVEGKRFLTRSRAFSTEELKELGLIK
- a CDS encoding DUF4003 family protein; this translates as MDIVIIENQFSQTVEAVSKVAGWTVDRKIILAIASTYVASDKVFDSEKYKDVVEEMKKQTSWMSPLRTSIG
- a CDS encoding DUF3969 family protein, with amino-acid sequence MNKLLLNTTNNEELEKLLLINVIGLIEALKKDLLTIEETEKVLFNPYTMDLLQSKGISKEILEIIHLGTELEDIVSLMSEKLFESLSEIEYESIAQLEQRKAYKFRNKVIESIN
- a CDS encoding aldehyde dehydrogenase family protein, which translates into the protein MNETKLWINGQWQDAKETYELTSPYNGEVIAKVAKASVSDVEQAIEGAQDAFLSFKKTTAYERAEILYKVVDIMRRRKDELAEILAQEAGKPISAGLPEIERTIATYQFAAEGAKQVKGETVPMDAAPGAGDRIGWTKREPLGVISAITPFNFPFNLVAHKLGPAFAVGNTVVLKPATQTPLSAIVMAEIFKEAGLPDGALQIVTGSGGELSDTLVTHPFVKKVTFTGSGKVGLGIKEKVGLRKVTLELGSNAAVIVEPSTPIDKIIARCVSGAFSFAGQVCISLQRIYVHSSIIDAFTKEFVAQTEKLVVGDPLDKNTDVSAMINPNEVSRIREWIEEAKTQGAVVATGGTFTERTLTPTVMTNVTADMKVVCQETFAPIVSIVSYETLDDAIRLVNESELGLNAGIFTNVLPDALYAADELQAGAVIINDIPTFRVDNMPYGGIKMSGYGREGIKWAIEEMTDMKFITMKKSF
- a CDS encoding acyl-CoA thioesterase, translating into MTTNAVPMSQSRTLQTRLVLPPDTNNHNSIFGGRVLAYIDEIAAITAMKHAKGHVVTASIDSVDFLSAAHVGDILEIESIVSSTGHSSMEVYVRVISRNIETGEEKLTTESFVTMVAVDDSGKPKAIPAIFPETDAEKRLFETGPARREHRKQKRALAH